A single region of the Changchengzhania lutea genome encodes:
- a CDS encoding exo-beta-N-acetylmuramidase NamZ family protein yields the protein MAVKTGLDVLIEDKEIYKTFKGNVALLCHNASIDSNYTHAALKFKELFGARFVKLFGPQHGFATDVQDNMVESDHIIHPYFNIPVYSLYSETRIPTDDMLDGIDHLFVDLQDVGCRVYTYIYTLTLLLEKCSDKDIQVVVLDRPNPINGIDIEGNILELEFESFVGRHAIPMRHGMTIGEVGLMHQKYWVKEQANLKVIKMQNWNRDMYFEDTKLPWLLPSPNLPRAESSLTFPATVLFEGTLLSEGRGTTQSLEIVGHPKIEPFSFYENHMLSVVKNSKLEGFVLRPVTFLPTFQKHANQVCGGIQIHVTNKFTYKPWRVGQILMRELYHYLAEDFIWKKPPYEYNHTELPIDIINGSKKIRCWLENNDSIEMLEAFEDLEDYKLQLNEIKIY from the coding sequence ATGGCAGTTAAAACAGGTCTTGATGTATTAATAGAGGACAAAGAGATTTATAAAACATTTAAAGGTAATGTAGCTTTACTTTGTCATAATGCATCTATTGATTCTAACTATACACATGCAGCATTGAAATTCAAAGAGCTATTTGGCGCAAGGTTTGTAAAGCTATTTGGGCCCCAACATGGTTTTGCAACAGATGTACAAGATAATATGGTTGAATCCGACCATATTATACATCCATATTTTAATATCCCTGTTTACTCCCTATACTCTGAGACTCGTATTCCTACTGATGACATGTTAGATGGTATAGATCATTTATTTGTGGATTTACAAGATGTTGGATGCAGAGTTTATACATACATTTATACACTTACCCTTTTGTTAGAAAAATGTAGTGATAAGGACATTCAAGTTGTTGTACTTGATCGTCCTAATCCGATAAATGGAATTGATATTGAAGGAAATATATTAGAATTAGAATTTGAATCTTTTGTTGGACGACATGCGATTCCTATGCGTCACGGTATGACTATTGGCGAGGTTGGGTTAATGCATCAAAAATATTGGGTTAAAGAACAAGCTAACCTCAAAGTTATAAAAATGCAGAATTGGAATCGAGATATGTATTTTGAAGATACTAAGTTGCCATGGCTGTTACCATCTCCAAACCTACCTAGGGCAGAAAGTTCTTTAACCTTTCCAGCCACGGTTTTATTTGAAGGAACGCTTTTAAGTGAAGGAAGAGGTACAACACAGTCTTTAGAAATTGTAGGACACCCAAAAATTGAACCTTTTTCGTTTTATGAAAACCATATGCTTAGTGTTGTGAAAAATTCAAAATTAGAAGGTTTTGTGCTTAGGCCAGTTACATTTTTACCTACTTTTCAAAAACATGCCAATCAAGTATGCGGTGGTATTCAAATTCACGTTACTAACAAATTTACTTATAAACCTTGGCGTGTTGGGCAAATATTGATGCGTGAGTTATATCATTACTTAGCAGAAGATTTTATATGGAAGAAACCTCCTTATGAATATAATCATACTGAATTGCCAATTGATATTATTAACGGAAGTAAAAAAATAAGATGCTGGTTGGAAAATAATGATTCTATAGAAATGCTGGAGGCTTTTGAAGATTTAGAAGATTATAAATTACAGCTTAATGAAATAAAAATTTATTAA
- a CDS encoding RagB/SusD family nutrient uptake outer membrane protein, whose amino-acid sequence MKNIKIYAIVSVLLIGSGLFTACETDFENPNSPTENLVLKTKGGLFALATGIRQYYSVTALRQIIEASGITTRELGVTNTFLNINELAKGGAELPSESGGITNPWVALLRAKGMAESLIEGANTVEFTNQGSKSGLIAYGKLIKAMCLGYLIQMFEQVPIDNSADGAAQFSDRATVLANCIALLEEAKDVITTTPMSDDFKSNVLWKDVILVDQTISLNKIINAYLSRYQLMAGNYDASITAANAVLNDSDATRPIWVYDANNQNPIWNRTVNSADLNPQTNFGLLGAYVPEAGDGRVDFYLGADAGFANADAGGQALSEMLGFFSTSTSSIPIYLPGEMLLIKAEAYARLNQLDDAVTQLNLVRQKNDDPFGVNANLPAWTGDETSQSDILEEIYKNRSIELFLTGLRFEDSKRFHPDFVVPSAANTTNERNRNFYPYPSIERENNPNTPTDPSI is encoded by the coding sequence ATGAAAAATATAAAAATATATGCAATTGTAAGTGTTCTGCTTATTGGTAGTGGGTTGTTTACAGCATGCGAAACTGATTTCGAAAATCCAAACAGTCCAACCGAGAATCTTGTTTTAAAAACAAAGGGAGGTCTTTTTGCATTAGCTACTGGGATTAGGCAATATTATTCAGTAACGGCATTAAGACAAATAATTGAAGCGTCAGGAATTACTACAAGAGAACTTGGGGTAACCAATACCTTTTTAAATATTAACGAATTGGCTAAAGGAGGAGCAGAATTGCCTAGTGAAAGTGGAGGTATCACAAATCCTTGGGTAGCTCTTCTACGAGCTAAAGGCATGGCTGAATCATTAATTGAGGGGGCTAATACCGTTGAGTTTACTAATCAAGGAAGTAAAAGTGGGCTTATAGCTTATGGAAAATTAATCAAAGCCATGTGTTTAGGGTATTTAATTCAAATGTTTGAACAAGTACCTATAGATAATTCGGCCGATGGTGCTGCTCAATTTAGTGATAGAGCTACGGTATTAGCGAATTGTATTGCATTGTTAGAGGAAGCGAAAGATGTGATCACAACAACTCCTATGTCAGATGATTTTAAATCTAATGTTTTATGGAAAGATGTTATTTTGGTAGATCAAACAATTAGTCTAAATAAAATAATTAATGCTTATCTTTCAAGATATCAATTAATGGCAGGTAATTATGATGCTTCAATTACAGCTGCAAATGCCGTATTAAATGACAGTGATGCTACTAGGCCTATATGGGTTTATGATGCTAATAATCAAAACCCTATTTGGAATCGAACCGTTAATTCTGCTGATTTAAATCCTCAAACTAATTTTGGTTTACTAGGGGCGTATGTTCCAGAGGCTGGAGATGGACGTGTTGATTTCTATTTAGGTGCCGATGCCGGTTTTGCCAATGCAGATGCAGGCGGTCAAGCTTTAAGTGAAATGCTTGGTTTCTTTAGTACTAGTACATCGTCAATTCCAATATATCTTCCAGGAGAAATGTTATTAATTAAAGCGGAAGCGTATGCCAGATTAAATCAATTAGATGATGCGGTTACTCAATTAAATTTGGTAAGACAAAAGAATGACGATCCTTTTGGCGTAAATGCCAACCTTCCAGCTTGGACAGGAGATGAAACAAGTCAGAGCGATATTTTAGAAGAGATATATAAAAATAGAAGTATAGAACTATTTTTAACAGGATTAAGATTTGAGGACAGTAAAAGGTTTCATCCTGATTTTGTAGTTCCTTCTGCAGCCAATACAACTAATGAAAGGAACAGAAATTTTTATCCTTATCCATCTATAGAGAGGGAGAATAATCCAAATACTCCAACAGATCCGTCAATTTAA
- a CDS encoding glycoside hydrolase family 3 N-terminal domain-containing protein, which yields MKRLVIVSAFLVCIVGYAQQQEPLLTLDVKNQKQWVDSIMTNLTINQKIGQLFMVQAYSNKDKKHQNFIKRMIRKYHIGGLIFMQGTPEKQVRLTNIYQSKSKIPLLIAFDGEWGLDMRLKNTFRYPWNMTLGAVQNNTLIEQFGYQLGKHCKRVGIHVNFAPVVDINTNPKNPIIGNRSFGENKYNVAKKAIAFTKGIQSMGVLANAKHFPGHGDTSTDSHKTLPFLDFDLKRLDSVELYPYRQLFDSDLASVMIAHLNVPSLEPKEGVPTSMSYKVVTELLKKKMNFNGLIFTDALNMKGAANYAKPGDIDLAAFLAGNDILLIPEEIKQAVKKIKNALKNKMFSQERLNQSVRKILLAKYHVGLNNFVPIKGEGIKDDIITTKDKLLYRSLMKEAITLVKNDDATLPIRDLAKAKIAYIKLGDSDHLSFTNTLKKYTQVDIISHENLTGLLQRLKPYNTVIIGYHKSNKTPWEGYKMSNEELIWLQEISKNHKIILDVFASPYTLLDISDFSVIDAILISYQNSNISQEISAQMIFGALEIKGKLPVTIKNMFPEGTGITTPNLLRLSYSIPEDVGMNSKLLTKIDSVTRMVVDSSMAPGGQVLVARYGKVIYHKSFGYHTYNKKQKVRLTDLYDLASVTKILGGLPLIMKSEEMGLFNLNTTLGKILPYLKETNKDTITIKQALSHTGKMKAWIPYYLETIDSITKIPFNKYYSEIKNKDFSIKVAKDLYLINSYTDSIYKKIAETPQRAEMGYKYSGLVFYLFKKYIKNTFSKEMDYLDNEEFYKPLGATTLTYNPLNKFNKSEIVPSEVDNYFRNQTLQGHVHDMGAAMMNGVSGNAGLFGNSNDVAKMMQMYLQEGYYGGKRYFESKTIHKFNHRYYESDSIRRGLGFDKPQLNSEDKATSKYASTNSFGHSGFTGTYTWADPETGILYVFLSNRVYPTMSNNKLGEKNIRTEIQDLIYESIIE from the coding sequence ATGAAAAGACTAGTTATTGTTAGTGCCTTTTTAGTATGTATTGTAGGCTACGCACAACAACAGGAACCACTACTTACTCTAGACGTAAAAAATCAAAAACAGTGGGTAGATAGTATAATGACAAATTTAACCATAAATCAAAAAATCGGTCAGCTTTTTATGGTTCAAGCCTATTCAAACAAAGATAAAAAGCATCAGAACTTCATTAAAAGAATGATAAGGAAATACCACATTGGTGGTTTAATTTTTATGCAAGGAACACCTGAAAAACAAGTGAGATTAACGAATATATATCAATCTAAATCTAAAATCCCTCTACTTATAGCGTTTGATGGTGAGTGGGGTTTAGATATGAGATTAAAAAACACTTTCCGTTACCCATGGAATATGACCTTAGGAGCCGTTCAAAACAATACCTTGATTGAGCAATTTGGCTACCAACTTGGAAAACACTGTAAACGGGTTGGCATTCATGTTAATTTTGCTCCGGTTGTTGACATTAATACTAATCCTAAAAACCCTATTATTGGAAATAGATCTTTTGGAGAAAACAAATACAATGTAGCTAAAAAAGCAATCGCTTTTACTAAAGGTATTCAAAGTATGGGAGTTTTAGCAAATGCTAAACATTTTCCTGGACATGGAGACACTTCAACAGATTCTCATAAAACACTACCTTTTCTAGATTTTGACTTAAAACGATTAGACTCCGTTGAATTATATCCTTATAGGCAACTATTTGATTCAGACTTAGCAAGTGTTATGATTGCTCATTTAAATGTCCCATCCTTGGAACCAAAAGAAGGCGTTCCAACATCTATGTCATATAAAGTAGTCACGGAGCTTTTAAAAAAGAAAATGAATTTTAATGGTTTAATTTTTACTGATGCTTTAAATATGAAAGGTGCTGCTAATTATGCCAAACCAGGTGATATTGATTTGGCTGCTTTTCTTGCTGGAAATGATATTTTGCTTATTCCTGAGGAGATAAAGCAAGCTGTAAAAAAAATAAAAAACGCGCTTAAAAATAAAATGTTCAGCCAAGAACGTTTAAATCAATCCGTTCGGAAAATATTACTGGCTAAATATCATGTGGGTTTAAATAATTTTGTCCCAATAAAAGGAGAAGGCATTAAAGATGATATTATTACTACAAAAGACAAACTGCTGTATAGATCTTTAATGAAAGAAGCCATAACACTTGTAAAAAATGATGATGCAACACTTCCTATTCGTGATTTAGCCAAAGCCAAAATAGCCTATATAAAATTGGGGGATTCCGACCATTTAAGCTTTACCAATACATTGAAAAAGTACACCCAAGTTGATATTATTTCTCATGAAAATTTAACTGGACTACTTCAAAGATTAAAACCTTATAACACTGTGATAATAGGTTATCATAAATCAAACAAAACACCTTGGGAAGGTTATAAAATGTCTAATGAAGAATTAATTTGGTTACAGGAAATTTCTAAAAACCACAAAATCATATTAGATGTTTTTGCAAGCCCATATACGCTCTTAGACATTAGTGATTTTAGTGTTATAGATGCTATTCTAATATCATATCAAAATAGTAATATATCACAAGAAATTTCAGCTCAAATGATTTTTGGAGCATTAGAAATTAAAGGAAAACTTCCTGTTACAATTAAAAACATGTTTCCGGAAGGAACTGGTATAACAACTCCTAACTTATTAAGACTTTCTTATTCTATTCCAGAAGATGTGGGCATGAACAGTAAATTACTTACTAAAATAGATTCTGTAACGAGAATGGTTGTTGACTCTTCAATGGCTCCAGGAGGGCAAGTTTTAGTTGCACGTTACGGTAAGGTAATCTATCATAAAAGCTTTGGCTATCATACATATAATAAAAAACAAAAAGTAAGATTAACTGATCTTTATGACTTAGCTTCAGTGACAAAAATACTAGGGGGACTTCCATTAATCATGAAAAGTGAAGAAATGGGGCTCTTTAATTTAAATACTACTCTTGGTAAAATATTACCTTATTTAAAAGAAACAAATAAAGATACAATTACTATAAAACAAGCGCTATCACATACTGGAAAAATGAAAGCGTGGATTCCTTATTATTTAGAAACTATAGATAGTATTACTAAAATACCTTTTAATAAATATTATAGTGAAATTAAGAACAAAGATTTTTCAATTAAAGTTGCTAAAGATTTATATTTAATTAATTCATACACAGATTCTATATACAAAAAAATAGCTGAGACACCGCAACGGGCTGAAATGGGTTACAAATACAGTGGCTTGGTTTTTTATTTATTTAAAAAATATATAAAAAATACCTTCAGTAAGGAAATGGATTATCTTGACAATGAGGAGTTTTACAAACCATTAGGAGCAACAACTCTAACTTATAATCCGCTAAATAAGTTTAATAAATCTGAAATTGTTCCTTCTGAAGTAGATAATTATTTCAGAAACCAAACTCTTCAAGGTCATGTTCATGATATGGGAGCTGCTATGATGAACGGAGTAAGTGGTAATGCTGGACTTTTTGGAAATTCAAACGATGTCGCTAAAATGATGCAAATGTATTTACAAGAAGGCTATTATGGCGGTAAAAGATATTTTGAATCAAAAACAATTCACAAATTTAATCATAGATATTATGAAAGTGATAGTATTCGAAGAGGGCTTGGTTTTGACAAACCTCAGCTAAATTCAGAAGACAAAGCGACTAGTAAATATGCTTCAACAAATAGCTTTGGCCACAGTGGCTTTACAGGCACCTATACTTGGGCAGATCCTGAAACTGGAATATTATATGTTTTTTTATCAAATAGGGTATATCCAACTATGTCCAATAATAAATTAGGAGAGAAAAATATAAGAACAGAAATTCAGGATTTAATTTATGAATCGATTATAGAATAA
- a CDS encoding DeoR/GlpR family DNA-binding transcription regulator: protein MKKKERQKKIIHEVSINRKVSSSLLSEKLEVSEDTIRRDIHELDGKGLLTKVHGGAISTIQKLYHYNEDAIYNRDNKIQIAQKAISLIQDSMAIIMSGGTTNLMLAKLFPKDLKATIYTYSLPIAMQLTEHPLIETIFIGGKIHRNSMVTTGIDVIQYLSDIRADICFMGVSALNIEQGITDEGYEVSLVKKAMIKASEHIVYLATSNKLNEKLNFDVCSLKQIDTVVTDLDLDNPKLKEYVLAGVNLL from the coding sequence ATGAAAAAGAAGGAGCGACAAAAGAAAATTATACATGAAGTAAGCATTAACAGAAAAGTTAGTTCAAGCTTATTATCTGAAAAATTAGAAGTTTCTGAGGATACTATTAGAAGAGATATTCATGAATTGGATGGAAAAGGATTACTTACCAAAGTTCATGGGGGTGCTATTTCAACCATACAAAAGCTCTATCACTACAACGAAGACGCAATATATAATAGAGACAATAAAATCCAAATTGCACAAAAAGCGATTTCTTTAATACAGGATAGCATGGCAATAATCATGAGTGGTGGGACTACTAATTTAATGCTTGCTAAATTATTTCCTAAAGATTTAAAAGCTACTATTTACACCTATAGTTTACCAATAGCTATGCAATTAACGGAGCACCCTTTAATAGAAACCATATTCATCGGCGGCAAGATACATCGAAACTCTATGGTTACAACAGGCATTGATGTTATTCAATATTTATCCGACATCAGAGCGGATATTTGTTTTATGGGTGTTAGTGCCCTAAATATTGAACAAGGTATAACAGATGAAGGCTATGAAGTATCATTGGTAAAAAAAGCCATGATAAAAGCATCTGAGCATATTGTTTATTTGGCGACCTCAAACAAATTAAACGAAAAACTTAATTTCGATGTATGTAGTTTAAAACAAATAGATACGGTCGTAACCGATCTTGACTTAGATAACCCGAAACTTAAAGAGTATGTTTTAGCTGGTGTAAACTTGTTGTAA